The following are from one region of the Stanieria sp. NIES-3757 genome:
- a CDS encoding Beta-ketoacyl synthase: MGGIKERSRLSNQYTFVEVLAERVAKQPNQTAFTFLQDGETELDSLTYQQLEQQARAIAFRLQADHAQGKRALLLYQPGLEFISAFLGCLYAGVIAVPAYPPRANRSIERLLAIVTDAEATFALTTQALQEKIETKFQQNNQTEIQFIATDTIEFQLASNWCKPDLTADTLAFLQYTSGSTGNPKGVMVSHSNIIANSGSINRCFQNTPEHIGVSWLPPYHDMGLIGCILQPIFVGVSMYMMAPVSFLQRPYRWLQAISKYRANTSGGPNFAYDLCVSQITPEQRDTLDLSCWELAFSGAEPVRAETIEQFSRYFSSCGFKQTAFYPCYGMAESTLLITGGNKHAEPVLKSFDKFGIEENQAVAPSHPDPETATNLVGCGQNIPEQQLIVVNTDTFTQCSEGEIGEIWVNSASVAQGYWRNQELTETIFQASLATGEKPWLRTGDLGFLQAGELFVTGRLKDLIIIRGRNYYPQDIELTVDNAHPAVRAGNSAAFAVQIEGEERLVIVQEIERSYLRKLNVEAVTKAIRKAIIEQHELNPHAVILLKTGSIPKTSSGKIQRHACKASFLECSLQIVGEWKSGRGEQLFARAHSSVHQLPVASKKQTGIQNWLVENIAKRLGVDVSEIDIEEPFATLGLDSVQAVRLSADLEDWLEVKLSPTVIYDYPNILSLASYLAQESSEEVSETVIKPAMTSDIAIVGMGCRFPGANNPQEFWQLLRDGKDAISQVKGRWQGEDWGGFIENVDQFDPQFFGITPRETQRMDPQQRLLLEVSWEALENAGIASEQLTGSATGVFIGISSSDYSQLQLHYGTEIDAYAGTGNAHSIVANRLSYSLDLRGPSLTLDTACSSSLVAVHLACQSLKQGECQIAIAGGVNLMLSPELTETFSLAGMMAADGRCKTFDAEADGYVRGEGCGVIILKRLEDAERDRDNILAVIKGSAINQDGRSNGLTAPNGLAQQAVIRQALKDAGVQAGEISYIEAHGTGTKLGDPIEVNSLKNVLMQGRKENETCYLGSVKTNIGHLEAAAGIAGLIKTVLCLQNQVIPANLHFNKLNPHINLAHTPIEINNRLQPWQPGDKPRLAGVSSFGFGGTNAHVILQEADNQVQNFESVERPLHLLTISAKNEPALQELARRYAKFLRNNPDISLADICYRANTGRTHFEHRLAIVTDSKQDLTQKLINFNSDNKITRLNYSLVDKNNQNKIAFLFTGQGSQYVGMGYQLYQTQPTFRQALERCNQILRPYLEQSLIEVLYPKNKAELTNNYLDETAYTQPAIFAVEYALAQLWLSWGIQPSVVMGHSVGEYVAAVIAGIFSLEDGLQLIAERGRLMQALPHQGEMYAVFANESIVQSVIQPYAEQVSIAAINSPQNIVISGEETALQQIISKLESQGINHKKLNVSHAFHSPLMQPILADFAKVAEKINYSLPQIQIISNVTGNLITEEITTAQYWINHVIEPVKFAQGMQSLEQEKCQILLEIGAKPILLGMGRQCVAKTQGLWLPSLRPRKQDWQQILHNLAELYGQGLKINWQEFDRDYSRQKGALPTYPFQRQSYWLERKNQNNVVSAARKLLPIENHQIDFYQINWQQQNFKKPTLISNQTWIVWTDNQELGKQVARQLQEYQQQCLLVNQQESLQGIVARIKSNQQLAGIIYLDGLVNHEEQLTSQTIITRYQKHCQRILGLVQELFNQAIITPIWLVTRGTQNINEPINQSAITSSCLWGLGKALASEHPEYWGGLVDLSNNFSTDEIDCLITAISYSEKEDYLAIRNKQIYVARLQELELSNQRFKINFESSYLITGGLGALGLELAQWLSNKGAKNLILVGRNKPSLAAQEIINKLETQGTNIRVIQADITDIKAVKQIIEQNPSLKGIIHAAGVLDDGLLQSQTWERFEKVIAPKTIGAWNLHQATENLALDFFVLFSSVASLIGSPGQSNYAVANASLDAIALMRQAQGLPALSINWGPWANSGMAATKGFNRKGLHLIEPQSGLAALEQLLSSKISNAQIGVLSVDWQELSQQFPPLKQSNFFSELVSLEETPASSTEVQVFDDLLAIKSEQRTEYLTNYLQSAIAKILQVDPNQLATTDSLLDLGMDSLMVMEAINQLKGDLKLMLYPREFYERPRIDHLAGYLATEFTKTHDKSVGANGETFPPFGFPDLRKVSNPKGGSPVHNHHSASYLLNQNKKSNNAKKSVPLQPPLSSPIAFILSSPRAGSTLLRVMLAGHPQLCSPPELHLLPFDNMSEREEELGISQLGEGLKRAFMSLKRIDAQASQELVANLVKENLSVRDVYQMLQQLAGDRLLVDKSPTYASNQETLAKAEALFTNAKYIHLVRHPYAVIESFARMRMDKLIGAGDSNPYHLGESIWNNSNQNIIDLKDRISSDRYQLVHYEELVAQPEKVMREICDFLAVPFHPRVLNPYQGERMTDGVNNAGMSVGDPNFLNHKQIDANLADAWREIKLPILLEPLTQTIARQLNYELLQEEIDSTAHQEMREISINVRGLRICLCSWGPEEGPLVVCLHGILEQGAAWSEVAIRLAQKGYRVIAPDLRGHGRSDHVGKGGSYNILDFLADIDAIVENLADRAFTLVGHSLGSVVAAIFASIRPQQVNNLVLVETILPTEVAEEQTAEQLATHLDYLASPPEHPVFPNVEAAAERLRQGTPAISKALAMLLAERITEPCEGGVKWRWAALLRTRAGVGFNGIERSRYLGLLKRIKAPITLVYGDKSNFNRQEDLSAQQMAMPDAEKVVISGGHNLPLEAPSALAKIISSAVALTNKLIT; the protein is encoded by the coding sequence ATGGGTGGCATCAAAGAGAGGAGTCGATTGAGTAACCAGTATACCTTTGTCGAAGTATTAGCAGAACGAGTAGCCAAGCAGCCTAATCAAACTGCTTTTACCTTTTTGCAGGATGGGGAAACGGAGTTAGATAGCCTAACTTATCAACAATTAGAACAACAAGCTCGTGCGATCGCATTTAGGTTACAAGCCGATCATGCTCAAGGCAAGAGAGCATTGCTATTGTATCAGCCAGGATTAGAATTTATCAGTGCTTTTTTAGGTTGTCTTTATGCTGGTGTCATTGCTGTACCTGCTTATCCTCCTCGTGCTAATCGTTCGATTGAACGTTTATTGGCAATTGTCACCGATGCTGAAGCGACTTTTGCCTTAACTACTCAAGCACTTCAAGAAAAAATTGAAACTAAATTTCAACAAAATAACCAAACTGAAATTCAATTTATTGCTACAGATACAATTGAATTTCAACTGGCTAGTAATTGGTGCAAACCTGACCTCACAGCAGATACTCTAGCTTTTTTACAATATACCAGTGGTTCGACAGGTAACCCAAAAGGGGTCATGGTCAGCCACAGCAATATTATCGCTAACTCTGGCTCGATTAATCGTTGTTTTCAAAATACTCCCGAACATATCGGAGTTTCTTGGCTACCGCCTTATCATGATATGGGTTTGATTGGTTGTATTCTGCAACCTATTTTTGTCGGTGTCTCGATGTATATGATGGCACCTGTAAGTTTTTTACAACGTCCTTATCGTTGGCTACAGGCTATTTCTAAATATCGGGCGAATACTAGCGGTGGTCCTAATTTTGCTTACGATCTTTGTGTCAGTCAGATTACCCCCGAACAAAGAGATACTCTCGATCTCAGTTGCTGGGAATTAGCATTTTCTGGGGCTGAACCAGTGCGGGCTGAGACTATCGAGCAATTTAGTCGCTATTTTAGTTCTTGTGGGTTTAAACAAACAGCTTTTTACCCCTGTTATGGGATGGCAGAATCTACTTTGTTAATTACTGGAGGGAATAAACACGCCGAACCAGTCTTAAAAAGTTTTGATAAATTTGGTATAGAAGAAAATCAAGCAGTTGCACCTAGTCATCCAGATCCAGAAACGGCTACTAATTTAGTTGGGTGTGGTCAAAATATTCCCGAACAACAATTAATTGTCGTTAATACTGATACTTTTACTCAATGTTCGGAAGGAGAAATTGGGGAAATCTGGGTTAATAGTGCAAGTGTAGCCCAGGGATATTGGCGGAATCAAGAACTAACGGAGACAATTTTTCAGGCTAGTTTAGCAACAGGAGAAAAGCCTTGGTTGAGAACGGGAGATTTAGGTTTTTTACAAGCTGGGGAATTATTTGTTACTGGTCGTTTAAAAGATTTAATTATTATTCGCGGACGCAATTATTATCCTCAAGATATTGAATTAACGGTTGATAACGCTCATCCTGCGGTTCGGGCAGGAAATAGTGCTGCTTTTGCGGTGCAAATTGAGGGAGAAGAAAGGTTAGTTATCGTCCAAGAAATTGAGCGGAGTTATCTGCGTAAATTGAATGTAGAAGCCGTAACGAAAGCAATTCGGAAGGCAATTATAGAACAACATGAGTTAAATCCTCATGCAGTTATTTTACTCAAGACTGGTAGCATTCCGAAAACATCGAGCGGTAAAATTCAACGTCATGCTTGCAAAGCAAGTTTTTTAGAATGTAGTTTACAGATTGTCGGGGAGTGGAAGTCTGGTAGGGGCGAACAGCTGTTCGCACGTGCACATTCATCGGTACATCAATTACCAGTTGCTAGTAAAAAACAAACTGGTATTCAAAATTGGTTAGTAGAAAATATTGCCAAGAGATTGGGTGTAGATGTCAGTGAGATTGATATAGAAGAACCTTTTGCAACTTTAGGCTTAGATTCGGTTCAGGCGGTTAGATTATCGGCGGATTTGGAAGATTGGTTAGAAGTTAAATTATCGCCAACCGTTATTTACGATTATCCCAATATTCTTAGTTTAGCTAGTTATTTGGCACAAGAAAGTTCAGAAGAAGTATCAGAAACTGTAATTAAGCCAGCTATGACTTCTGACATTGCCATTGTGGGAATGGGTTGTCGTTTTCCAGGGGCAAATAATCCCCAGGAATTTTGGCAATTATTGAGGGATGGTAAAGATGCTATTTCTCAAGTTAAAGGGCGTTGGCAGGGAGAAGATTGGGGTGGATTTATTGAAAATGTCGACCAATTCGATCCGCAGTTTTTTGGCATTACTCCCCGCGAAACCCAAAGAATGGATCCGCAACAAAGGTTATTGTTAGAAGTTAGTTGGGAAGCCTTAGAAAATGCTGGCATTGCTAGTGAACAATTAACGGGTAGTGCTACAGGGGTATTTATTGGGATTAGTAGTAGTGACTATTCTCAATTACAATTACATTATGGTACTGAAATCGATGCCTATGCAGGAACGGGTAATGCCCATAGTATTGTAGCTAATCGTCTTTCCTATAGTTTAGATTTACGAGGTCCTTCCTTAACCTTAGATACGGCTTGTTCTTCTTCTTTGGTAGCGGTTCATCTTGCCTGTCAAAGTTTAAAACAGGGAGAATGCCAAATTGCGATCGCTGGTGGGGTTAACTTGATGTTATCTCCCGAATTGACAGAAACTTTCTCTTTGGCAGGGATGATGGCAGCTGATGGACGTTGCAAGACTTTTGATGCTGAAGCGGATGGTTATGTCAGGGGTGAAGGTTGTGGAGTAATTATTTTAAAACGTCTTGAAGATGCAGAGCGCGATCGCGATAATATTTTAGCAGTTATTAAAGGTTCGGCAATTAATCAAGATGGTAGGAGTAATGGTTTAACTGCTCCTAATGGACTAGCACAACAAGCAGTTATCCGTCAGGCTTTAAAAGATGCTGGTGTACAAGCAGGAGAAATTAGTTATATTGAAGCCCATGGTACAGGCACTAAGTTAGGAGATCCAATAGAAGTTAACTCCCTGAAAAATGTTTTGATGCAGGGTAGAAAGGAGAACGAAACTTGCTATTTGGGTTCAGTCAAAACTAATATTGGGCATTTGGAGGCAGCAGCAGGGATTGCTGGTTTGATCAAAACTGTTCTTTGTTTACAAAATCAAGTTATTCCTGCTAATTTACACTTTAATAAGTTAAATCCTCATATAAATCTCGCTCATACTCCAATTGAAATTAATAATCGCTTACAGCCTTGGCAACCAGGAGATAAACCAAGATTAGCGGGAGTTAGTTCCTTTGGTTTTGGGGGAACTAATGCCCATGTAATTTTACAGGAAGCAGACAATCAAGTTCAAAATTTTGAATCTGTTGAACGTCCTCTTCATTTATTAACTATTTCTGCTAAAAACGAACCAGCTTTACAAGAATTAGCGAGACGTTATGCTAAATTTTTACGAAACAATCCAGATATTTCTTTAGCGGATATTTGTTATAGAGCTAATACAGGTAGAACTCATTTTGAACATCGTTTGGCAATTGTTACTGATTCCAAGCAGGATTTAACCCAAAAATTAATTAATTTTAACTCAGACAATAAAATAACAAGATTAAATTACAGTTTAGTTGATAAAAATAATCAGAATAAAATTGCTTTTCTATTTACAGGGCAAGGTTCACAATATGTGGGCATGGGTTATCAACTCTATCAAACTCAGCCAACTTTTCGCCAAGCTTTAGAGCGTTGTAACCAGATTTTACGACCTTATTTAGAACAATCTTTAATTGAAGTTCTCTATCCAAAAAATAAAGCTGAATTAACTAATAATTATTTAGATGAAACTGCTTACACTCAACCAGCTATCTTTGCGGTGGAATATGCCTTAGCACAATTATGGTTGTCGTGGGGTATTCAACCTAGTGTAGTCATGGGACATAGTGTTGGGGAATATGTAGCAGCAGTTATTGCAGGTATCTTTAGTTTAGAAGATGGTTTGCAACTGATTGCCGAACGAGGTAGGCTAATGCAAGCTTTACCCCATCAAGGCGAGATGTATGCTGTTTTTGCTAATGAATCAATCGTTCAATCTGTGATTCAACCTTATGCAGAACAAGTTTCCATTGCAGCAATTAATAGTCCACAAAATATTGTAATTTCTGGAGAAGAAACAGCTTTACAACAGATCATTTCTAAATTAGAATCTCAAGGAATTAATCATAAAAAGCTGAATGTTTCTCATGCTTTTCACTCTCCTTTAATGCAGCCAATTCTAGCTGATTTTGCTAAAGTCGCTGAAAAAATTAATTATTCTTTGCCTCAAATTCAGATTATTTCTAACGTTACAGGAAATCTAATTACAGAAGAAATAACCACAGCTCAATATTGGATTAATCATGTCATTGAACCAGTAAAATTTGCTCAAGGGATGCAATCTTTAGAGCAAGAAAAATGTCAGATTTTGTTAGAAATTGGGGCTAAACCGATTTTACTTGGAATGGGTCGACAATGTGTAGCTAAAACTCAAGGTTTATGGTTGCCTAGTCTGCGTCCTAGAAAACAAGATTGGCAGCAAATTTTGCATAATTTAGCAGAACTATATGGGCAAGGATTAAAAATTAATTGGCAAGAATTTGATCGAGATTATTCACGTCAAAAAGGTGCTTTACCTACTTATCCTTTTCAACGTCAAAGTTACTGGTTGGAAAGAAAGAACCAAAATAATGTAGTTAGTGCAGCAAGAAAGTTACTACCAATTGAAAATCATCAAATTGATTTTTATCAAATTAATTGGCAACAACAAAATTTTAAAAAACCAACTTTAATTTCTAATCAAACTTGGATTGTTTGGACAGATAATCAGGAATTAGGAAAACAAGTTGCTCGACAATTACAAGAATATCAGCAACAGTGTTTATTAGTTAATCAACAGGAATCTCTTCAAGGAATAGTAGCTCGGATTAAATCCAATCAGCAGTTGGCAGGAATAATTTATTTAGATGGTTTAGTTAATCATGAAGAACAATTAACTAGTCAAACAATTATTACTCGATACCAAAAACATTGCCAAAGGATTTTAGGGTTAGTTCAAGAATTATTTAATCAAGCAATTATTACTCCGATTTGGTTGGTAACTAGAGGAACTCAAAATATTAATGAGCCAATTAATCAATCGGCAATAACTTCAAGTTGTCTTTGGGGTTTAGGAAAAGCGCTCGCGTCAGAACATCCTGAATATTGGGGTGGCTTAGTCGATCTAAGTAATAATTTTTCAACTGATGAAATTGATTGTTTAATTACTGCTATTAGTTATTCAGAAAAAGAAGATTATTTAGCAATTAGAAATAAGCAGATTTATGTAGCTCGCTTACAAGAATTAGAGTTATCAAACCAAAGATTCAAAATTAATTTTGAAAGTTCCTATTTAATTACTGGGGGTTTAGGTGCATTAGGTTTAGAATTAGCTCAATGGTTAAGTAATAAAGGTGCTAAAAATTTAATTTTAGTAGGCAGAAATAAACCTTCTTTAGCAGCCCAAGAAATTATCAACAAATTAGAAACTCAAGGAACAAATATTCGAGTAATTCAAGCCGATATTACTGATATAAAAGCAGTCAAGCAAATAATTGAGCAAAATCCATCTTTAAAAGGAATTATTCATGCTGCTGGTGTTCTAGATGATGGTTTATTACAGAGTCAAACTTGGGAGAGATTTGAGAAAGTAATCGCACCAAAAACTATCGGGGCGTGGAATTTACACCAAGCAACAGAAAATCTTGCTTTAGATTTCTTTGTTCTCTTCTCTTCTGTTGCTTCCTTAATAGGTTCACCAGGACAAAGTAATTATGCAGTAGCCAATGCCAGCTTAGATGCGATCGCTCTTATGCGTCAAGCACAGGGTTTACCTGCCCTGAGTATCAATTGGGGTCCTTGGGCTAACTCTGGAATGGCTGCTACCAAAGGATTTAATCGTAAAGGTTTACATTTAATTGAACCTCAATCAGGTTTAGCAGCTTTAGAACAATTATTAAGTAGTAAAATTAGTAATGCTCAAATAGGAGTATTGTCAGTAGATTGGCAAGAGTTAAGTCAACAGTTTCCGCCTTTAAAACAGTCTAATTTCTTTTCTGAGTTAGTTAGTTTAGAAGAAACGCCAGCATCTTCTACAGAAGTGCAGGTTTTTGACGATTTATTAGCAATTAAGTCTGAACAAAGAACTGAATACCTGACTAATTACCTGCAAAGTGCGATCGCGAAAATTTTACAAGTCGATCCCAATCAGCTAGCCACTACTGATAGTCTATTAGATCTAGGCATGGATTCTTTAATGGTAATGGAGGCCATTAATCAACTCAAGGGTGACTTGAAACTGATGCTTTACCCAAGAGAATTTTATGAACGTCCACGAATCGATCATTTAGCTGGTTATTTAGCGACCGAATTTACCAAAACCCACGATAAATCCGTAGGGGCGAACGGTGAGACATTTCCGCCCTTCGGGTTCCCCGACTTGAGAAAAGTGTCGAACCCGAAGGGCGGTTCGCCCGTACATAACCATCATTCTGCTTCTTATCTCTTAAATCAGAATAAAAAGAGCAATAACGCTAAAAAATCCGTTCCTTTACAGCCTCCTCTTTCCTCTCCCATTGCTTTTATTCTCTCTAGTCCAAGGGCTGGTTCAACTTTACTCAGAGTAATGTTAGCTGGGCATCCTCAGCTTTGTTCTCCTCCCGAATTACATTTACTTCCTTTCGATAATATGAGTGAGAGGGAAGAAGAATTAGGAATATCTCAGTTAGGAGAAGGGCTAAAACGAGCTTTTATGAGCTTAAAACGCATCGATGCTCAAGCAAGTCAAGAACTAGTTGCCAATTTAGTCAAAGAAAATCTTTCCGTCAGAGATGTTTATCAAATGCTGCAACAATTGGCAGGCGATCGCCTTTTAGTTGATAAATCTCCTACCTACGCTAGCAACCAAGAAACTCTAGCCAAAGCAGAAGCTTTATTTACTAACGCTAAATACATTCATTTAGTTCGTCATCCTTATGCGGTAATCGAATCTTTTGCCAGAATGCGGATGGATAAATTAATTGGTGCAGGTGATAGTAATCCTTACCACTTAGGAGAATCGATTTGGAATAATAGCAATCAAAATATCATTGATTTAAAAGATAGAATTAGTAGCGATCGCTATCAGTTAGTTCATTATGAAGAATTAGTTGCCCAACCAGAAAAGGTGATGAGGGAAATTTGTGACTTCTTGGCAGTTCCCTTCCATCCAAGAGTTTTAAATCCCTATCAAGGGGAGCGTATGACGGATGGAGTCAATAATGCAGGTATGTCTGTCGGCGATCCGAATTTCCTCAATCACAAACAAATTGATGCCAATTTAGCTGATGCTTGGCGAGAAATCAAATTACCGATTCTTTTAGAGCCATTGACTCAAACCATTGCGCGCCAACTCAATTATGAATTACTTCAAGAGGAAATCGACTCGACTGCACATCAAGAGATGCGTGAAATTTCAATTAATGTCAGGGGTTTACGAATCTGCTTATGTAGTTGGGGGCCAGAAGAAGGACCTTTAGTAGTATGTCTTCATGGTATTCTCGAACAAGGTGCAGCTTGGTCAGAAGTAGCGATTCGTCTGGCTCAAAAAGGCTATCGGGTAATCGCACCAGATCTGCGAGGGCATGGACGTTCCGATCACGTCGGTAAGGGTGGTTCTTACAATATACTCGACTTTTTGGCAGATATTGACGCTATTGTCGAAAATTTAGCAGATCGAGCCTTTACTTTAGTTGGGCATTCTTTAGGTTCAGTAGTAGCTGCCATTTTTGCTAGTATTCGTCCACAACAAGTTAATAACTTGGTTTTAGTCGAGACTATTTTACCTACTGAAGTAGCAGAAGAACAAACAGCAGAACAATTAGCTACTCATCTCGATTATCTAGCTTCGCCACCCGAACATCCCGTCTTTCCTAATGTCGAAGCAGCAGCAGAACGTCTGCGACAAGGAACTCCTGCTATTTCTAAAGCCTTAGCCATGTTACTGGCAGAAAGAATTACCGAACCCTGTGAAGGTGGTGTGAAATGGCGTTGGGCAGCTTTATTACGGACTAGGGCTGGTGTTGGGTTTAATGGCATCGAGCGATCGCGTTATTTGGGATTACTCAAACGCATCAAAGCTCCCATTACTTTAGTTTATGGCGATAAGAGTAATTTTAACCGTCAAGAAGATTTATCTGCCCAACAAATGGCAATGCCTGATGCTGAAAAAGTAGTAATTTCTGGTGGGCATAATTTACCTTTAGAAGCACCTTCGGCTTTGGCAAAAATTATTAGTAGTGCTGTCGCTTTAACTAATAAATTGATTACCTAG
- a CDS encoding lipoprotein signal peptidase, producing MKKNSAFWLIAIVGLIVDQLSKYLVVQSFTEVGNTLPLWQGVFHFTYVINTGAAFSAFRGGVGWLRWLSLAVSLGLMILAWRGPKLPLLEQLGYGFILAGALGNGIDRFVFGYVVDFLDVRLIQFPVFNLADVFINVGIVLLLIASFKTTAPSQKSKR from the coding sequence ATGAAAAAAAACAGTGCCTTTTGGTTAATAGCCATTGTTGGTTTAATTGTAGATCAGTTATCCAAATATCTAGTAGTACAAAGCTTTACCGAGGTAGGGAATACTCTACCTTTATGGCAAGGAGTCTTTCATTTTACCTATGTAATCAATACAGGAGCTGCCTTCAGTGCGTTTCGCGGTGGAGTCGGATGGCTACGCTGGTTATCTTTAGCAGTTAGTCTTGGCTTAATGATTCTAGCTTGGCGGGGGCCTAAACTTCCACTACTCGAACAACTAGGTTATGGGTTTATTTTAGCAGGGGCATTGGGTAATGGAATTGACCGCTTTGTATTTGGATATGTAGTAGATTTTTTAGATGTTCGCTTAATTCAATTTCCTGTGTTTAATTTGGCTGATGTTTTTATCAATGTGGGGATTGTCTTGCTACTGATTGCTAGTTTTAAGACCACTGCGCCTAGCCAGAAAAGTAAAAGATAA
- a CDS encoding GTP-binding protein TypA codes for MSLLPIRNVAIIAHVDHGKTTLVDALLKQSGIFREGEDIPDCVMDSNDLERERGITILSKNTAVRYKDTLINIVDTPGHADFGGEVERVLGMVDGCILIVDANEGPMPQTRFVLKKALEKGLRPIVVVNKIDRPNANPDTAVDKVFDLFVELGADDDQCDFTTLYASGIQGYAKESLDDEGTDMQPLFEAIIHHVPPPVGDPNKPLQLQVTTLDYSDYLGRIVIGRIHNGTIKAGQQAALVKENGEIVKAKLTKLMGFEGLSRVELQEASAGNIIAVSGFADANIGETITSPDDPQALPLIKVDEPTLQMTFSVNDSPFAGLEGNFVTSRQLRDRLYRELETNVALRIEETDSAEKFLVSGRGELHLGILIETMRREGYEFQVSQPQVIYREINGQPCEPFEYLVLDVPEEAVGSCIERLGQRKGEMQDMQTGVNGRTQLEFVIPARGLIGFRGEFIRLSRGEGIMNHSFLEYRPLSGELETRYNGVMVAFEEGVATFYALKNAEDRGVFFITPGTKVYKGMIVGEHNRPQDLDLNVCKTKQLTNHRSATGDELVQLQTPVDMSLERALEYIGADELVEVTPESIRLRKIKTKKLAQR; via the coding sequence ATGTCTCTTCTTCCAATTCGCAACGTTGCTATTATTGCCCACGTCGATCACGGCAAAACTACCTTAGTTGATGCGCTTTTAAAACAATCGGGTATTTTTCGAGAAGGAGAAGACATCCCAGATTGTGTAATGGATTCTAATGACCTCGAACGAGAACGAGGTATTACCATTTTGTCCAAAAATACTGCGGTTCGCTACAAAGATACTCTGATTAATATTGTTGATACTCCTGGACACGCCGATTTTGGGGGTGAAGTCGAACGGGTTTTAGGTATGGTTGACGGCTGTATCCTGATTGTGGATGCTAATGAAGGACCAATGCCTCAAACTAGATTTGTCCTCAAAAAAGCTTTAGAAAAAGGGCTACGTCCCATTGTAGTAGTTAATAAAATCGATCGCCCTAATGCTAATCCTGACACTGCTGTAGATAAAGTTTTCGATCTGTTTGTCGAACTCGGTGCCGATGACGATCAATGTGATTTTACTACTCTTTATGCTTCTGGGATCCAAGGTTATGCCAAAGAATCTTTGGATGACGAAGGGACGGATATGCAACCCCTATTTGAAGCAATTATTCATCATGTTCCACCACCAGTAGGCGATCCAAATAAACCCTTACAGTTGCAGGTAACGACCTTAGACTATTCTGATTATCTAGGTCGAATTGTGATCGGCAGAATTCATAACGGTACGATTAAAGCAGGGCAGCAAGCAGCTTTAGTTAAAGAAAATGGCGAAATAGTCAAAGCTAAACTGACTAAATTGATGGGATTTGAAGGATTATCGCGGGTTGAATTACAAGAAGCTAGCGCAGGTAATATTATTGCTGTATCAGGTTTTGCAGATGCTAACATTGGCGAGACAATCACTTCTCCGGACGATCCCCAAGCTTTACCTTTGATTAAAGTAGACGAACCTACTTTACAGATGACCTTTTCTGTCAATGACTCTCCCTTTGCGGGTTTAGAAGGAAACTTTGTTACTTCCAGACAATTACGCGATCGCTTGTATCGAGAATTAGAAACCAATGTCGCCTTACGCATTGAAGAAACTGATTCAGCAGAAAAATTCCTGGTTTCTGGAAGAGGTGAACTACATTTAGGCATTTTAATCGAAACCATGCGAAGAGAAGGCTATGAGTTCCAAGTTTCTCAGCCTCAAGTAATCTATCGCGAAATTAACGGTCAACCCTGTGAACCTTTTGAATATTTAGTTTTAGACGTTCCTGAAGAAGCTGTTGGTAGCTGTATCGAACGTCTGGGACAACGGAAGGGCGAAATGCAGGATATGCAAACGGGAGTTAACGGACGGACTCAGTTAGAATTTGTGATTCCTGCACGAGGTTTGATCGGTTTCCGAGGTGAGTTTATTCGTCTCAGTCGCGGCGAAGGAATTATGAATCATAGTTTCCTAGAATATCGTCCGCTATCGGGAGAATTGGAAACTCGTTACAACGGGGTGATGGTTGCTTTTGAAGAAGGTGTTGCTACCTTCTATGCCCTAAAAAATGCTGAAGATCGAGGAGTTTTCTTTATTACGCCAGGTACTAAAGTTTACAAAGGCATGATTGTCGGCGAACACAATCGTCCTCAAGATTTAGATTTAAATGTCTGTAAAACCAAACAATTAACTAACCACCGTTCGGCAACAGGCGATGAATTAGTACAATTACAAACTCCTGTAGATATGAGTTTAGAACGGGCATTAGAATACATTGGCGCAGATGAATTGGTAGAAGTAACTCCCGAATCAATTCGTCTTCGCAAGATCAAAACTAAAAAATTAGCTCAACGTTAA
- a CDS encoding NifU-like protein, which translates to MSLALTEQNVEQVLDEMRPYLMADGGNVELVEIEGPIVKLRLQGACGSCPSSTMTLKMGIERRLREKIPEIAEVEQAL; encoded by the coding sequence ATGTCTTTAGCCTTAACAGAACAAAATGTAGAACAAGTACTCGACGAAATGCGTCCCTATTTAATGGCGGATGGTGGTAACGTCGAATTAGTTGAAATTGAAGGGCCAATAGTTAAACTAAGATTGCAAGGTGCTTGTGGTTCTTGTCCCAGTTCGACTATGACCTTAAAAATGGGAATTGAACGCCGTTTGAGAGAAAAAATCCCCGAAATTGCCGAAGTAGAACAAGCATTATAA